In Belonocnema kinseyi isolate 2016_QV_RU_SX_M_011 chromosome 4, B_treatae_v1, whole genome shotgun sequence, a single window of DNA contains:
- the LOC117171637 gene encoding replication protein A 32 kDa subunit-A translates to MWNNFDSGMQSSDAGYMDDSRMDTTTDEDKKGGKRADNLVPVMIGHLTSSGQELLLHGEQVRVVTIVGLVRSIDQVTTKITYVIEDETGTIKAIKWNSPEDESDTKEQILNINSYVRVYGLPREQDGEKHLLILRICHLENLNELSNHLLEVVYVAQAGNNTQCPVKKIGAVADTTAAMQNLEFAGMDKDQAIVFNIITGDDSESGIEREQIKKKVPNSLVSKVDEILEFLAGEGHIYTTRTDNHFKAT, encoded by the exons ATGTGGAACAACTTCGATTCTGGTATGCAGTCCTCGGACGCCGGTTATATGGATGATAGTCGAATGGACACAACTACCGATGAAGATAAAAAGGGAGGAAAACGAGCAGATAACCTTGTTCCGGTGATGATTGGACATTTAACTTCAAGCGGCCAGGAACTTCTTTTGCATGGTGAACAAGTTCGCGTTGTCACAATTGTTGGATTAGTGCGTAGCATCGATCAAGTCACCACAAAAATCACCTACGTTATTGAAGATGAAACTG GTACAATTAAAGCCATCAAGTGGAATTCCCCGGAGGACGAAAGCGACACCAAAGAACAAATACTGAACATCAACTCCTACGTTCGCGTCTATGGACTTCCCCGAGAACAGGATGGAGAGAAGCACCTTCTAATTCTTCGAATTTGTCATCTAGAGAACCTGAATGAATTGTCAAATCATTTGCTGGAAGTGGTTTATGTCGCACAAGCTGGTAATAATACTCAATGTCCAGTGAAAAAAATTGGTGCTGTGGCTGACACAACTGCAGCCATGCAAAATCTTGAGTTCGCCGGTATGGATAAAGATCAGGCTATTGTCTTTAATATTATAACAGGGGATGATTCAGAAAGTGGAATTGAAagggaacaaataaaaaaaaaagtacctAATTCGTTGGTTTCTAAAGTTGACGAAATACTTGAGTTCCTGGCTGGCGAGGGACACATATATACAACACGTACTGATAATCACTTTAAAGCTACTTAA